In Mesorhizobium sp., one DNA window encodes the following:
- the aztA gene encoding zinc ABC transporter ATP-binding protein AztA translates to MTQACLTFRDLTLGYDSHPAVHHLSGTVARGSLTAIVGANGSGKSTLLKGIAGMLSPMSGEFVRDPSARIAYLPQQSEIDRGFPARVVDLVQLGLWPKRGLLGRFTGEDRATVARALSAVGLEGFENRPIDTLSGGQLQRALFARVLVQDAELILLDEPFNAIDARTVADLVALIRRWHGEKRTVIVVSHDMDLVRENFPQTLLLARQPVAWGETAEVLRPENLLKARRFTEAWSEDAPWCEPEHDHAHDHGHGHHHAHDHGHDHGPRAA, encoded by the coding sequence ATGACCCAGGCCTGCCTCACCTTCCGCGATCTGACGCTCGGCTATGACAGCCATCCGGCCGTCCATCATCTGAGCGGCACGGTCGCACGCGGATCACTGACCGCCATCGTCGGCGCCAACGGATCGGGCAAGTCGACGCTGCTCAAGGGCATCGCCGGCATGCTGAGCCCGATGTCGGGCGAGTTCGTGCGCGATCCCTCCGCCCGCATCGCCTACCTGCCGCAGCAGTCGGAGATCGACCGCGGCTTTCCGGCCCGTGTGGTCGACCTGGTCCAGCTTGGCCTGTGGCCGAAGCGCGGCCTGCTCGGCCGCTTCACCGGCGAGGATCGCGCGACCGTGGCGCGTGCGCTGTCGGCGGTCGGGCTCGAAGGCTTCGAGAACCGGCCGATCGACACGCTGTCAGGCGGCCAGTTGCAGCGCGCCCTCTTTGCCCGCGTGCTGGTGCAGGACGCCGAGCTCATCCTGCTCGACGAGCCGTTCAACGCCATCGACGCGCGCACCGTGGCCGACCTCGTCGCGCTGATCCGGCGCTGGCACGGCGAGAAGCGCACGGTCATCGTCGTCAGTCACGACATGGACCTGGTGCGCGAGAATTTCCCGCAGACGCTGTTGCTGGCGCGCCAGCCCGTCGCCTGGGGCGAAACCGCCGAGGTGCTGCGCCCGGAAAACCTGCTCAAGGCGCGGCGCTTCACCGAAGCGTGGAGCGAGGACGCGCCCTGGTGCGAGCCGGAGCACGATCACGCCCATGATCACGGCCACGGGCACCACCATGCCCACGATCACGGTCACGACCACGGTCCGAGGGCGGCATGA
- a CDS encoding ABC transporter substrate-binding protein has protein sequence MIATCHALKTACATLALTAALSFGGAAVAQESTDPIKLTLHDWTGQLITTELMGEVLKKAGYSVEYVQADYLAQFAGLEAGDLHVAMEMWETTGRDAMDASTATGKTEVFGPTGMKAKEEWWFPEYMKEKCPGLPNWEALKDEKCAEMFSTAETAPKGRYLGGPVTWGGFDDERVEALGLPFEVIHAGTDAALFAELESAYQRQAPILLWIYAPHWAPAKYKGEWIEFPEYTKECYTDPKWGSNPDALYDCGKPFGEIWKVGWAGVKDKWPGAYKAIKAFSIDNDEMGKMITAVDLDGKKIPDVVAEWMGANEARWSEWIKK, from the coding sequence ATGATTGCCACGTGCCATGCATTGAAGACGGCCTGCGCGACCCTCGCACTGACCGCCGCTCTCTCCTTCGGCGGCGCAGCCGTCGCGCAGGAATCGACCGACCCGATCAAGCTCACGCTGCACGACTGGACCGGCCAGCTGATCACCACCGAGCTGATGGGCGAGGTGCTGAAGAAGGCCGGCTACAGCGTCGAATACGTCCAGGCCGACTACCTCGCCCAGTTCGCAGGGCTGGAGGCCGGCGATCTGCATGTGGCGATGGAGATGTGGGAGACCACCGGCCGCGACGCGATGGATGCGTCGACCGCGACCGGAAAGACCGAGGTGTTCGGGCCGACCGGCATGAAGGCCAAGGAAGAGTGGTGGTTCCCCGAATACATGAAGGAAAAATGCCCGGGCCTGCCCAATTGGGAAGCGCTGAAGGACGAGAAATGCGCCGAGATGTTCTCGACCGCCGAAACCGCGCCGAAGGGCCGCTATCTCGGCGGTCCCGTCACCTGGGGCGGCTTCGACGACGAGCGCGTGGAAGCGCTCGGCCTGCCCTTCGAGGTGATCCACGCCGGCACGGACGCCGCGCTCTTCGCCGAACTCGAGAGCGCCTACCAGCGGCAGGCGCCGATCCTGCTCTGGATCTACGCGCCGCACTGGGCGCCGGCGAAATACAAGGGCGAGTGGATCGAATTCCCCGAATATACCAAGGAATGCTACACTGATCCGAAATGGGGCTCGAACCCCGACGCGCTCTACGACTGCGGCAAGCCGTTCGGCGAGATCTGGAAGGTCGGCTGGGCCGGCGTGAAGGACAAGTGGCCGGGCGCCTACAAGGCGATCAAGGCATTTTCGATCGACAATGACGAGATGGGCAAGATGATCACCGCCGTCGACCTCGACGGCAAGAAGATCCCCGACGTCGTCGCCGAATGGATGGGCGCCAACGAGGCCCGCTGGTCGGAGTGGATCAAGAAGTAG
- a CDS encoding glycine betaine/L-proline ABC transporter ATP-binding protein (Members of the family are the ATP-binding subunit of ABC transporters for substrates such as betaine, L-proline or other amino acids, choline, carnitine, etc. The substrate specificity is best determined from the substrate-binding subunit, rather than this subunit, as it interacts with the permease subunit and not with substrate directly.) yields the protein MTAKLSCRHVWKLFGEGAKAFLADTPSPDAAALSARNLVGAVRDVNLDVAEGEIFVIMGLSGSGKSTLVRCLSRLIEPTAGEILFNGENLLAADEKRMIEIRRHRMGMVFQHFALLPHLSVLDNVAFPLSIQGMDRAAREARAREMIDLVGLTGREAFYPRQLSGGQQQRIGIARSLAVEPELWFLDEPFSALDPLIRREMQDEFVRLQSKLKKTIVFITHDFDEAIRLADRIAIMKDGEIVQTGTPEDLVLNPGTDYVREFTRDVAQSKVVRVGRLMQPGDASGRPRVAVSARISEAARLFSDGETLEVVDAAGAPVGRLERRDVADLMLRG from the coding sequence ATGACCGCGAAACTCTCCTGCCGGCACGTGTGGAAACTGTTCGGCGAGGGCGCGAAGGCGTTTCTCGCCGACACGCCCTCTCCCGACGCGGCGGCTCTGTCGGCGCGCAACCTCGTCGGCGCGGTGCGTGACGTCAATCTCGACGTCGCCGAGGGGGAGATCTTCGTCATCATGGGCCTCTCCGGCTCCGGCAAGTCGACGCTGGTGCGGTGTCTCTCGCGCCTGATCGAGCCGACCGCCGGCGAGATCCTGTTCAACGGCGAGAACCTGCTCGCCGCCGACGAGAAGCGGATGATCGAGATCCGCCGCCACCGGATGGGCATGGTGTTCCAGCATTTCGCGCTGCTGCCGCATCTTTCCGTGCTCGACAACGTCGCCTTTCCGCTGTCGATCCAGGGCATGGACCGCGCCGCCCGCGAAGCCCGGGCGCGCGAGATGATCGACCTCGTCGGCCTGACCGGCCGCGAGGCCTTCTACCCGCGCCAGCTGTCCGGCGGCCAGCAGCAGCGCATCGGCATTGCCCGCTCGCTCGCCGTCGAGCCGGAGCTGTGGTTCCTCGACGAGCCCTTCTCGGCGCTCGATCCGCTGATCCGGCGCGAGATGCAGGACGAGTTCGTGCGCCTCCAGTCCAAGCTCAAGAAGACGATCGTCTTCATCACCCACGATTTCGACGAGGCGATCAGGCTCGCCGACCGCATCGCCATCATGAAGGACGGCGAGATCGTCCAGACCGGCACGCCGGAAGATCTCGTGCTCAACCCGGGGACGGACTATGTGCGCGAATTCACCCGCGACGTGGCACAGTCCAAGGTGGTGCGGGTCGGCCGCCTGATGCAGCCGGGCGACGCATCCGGCCGGCCGCGCGTCGCGGTGTCGGCGCGCATCTCCGAGGCGGCGCGACTGTTTAGCGACGGCGAGACGCTGGAGGTGGTCGATGCTGCCGGCGCGCCGGTCGGCCGGCTCGAACGCCGCGACGTCGCCGACCTGATGCTGAGGGGGTGA
- the pncB gene encoding nicotinate phosphoribosyltransferase yields MATKTDIARRVYNHTWKLDPIVRSLLDTDFYKLLMLQMIWGVYPKVDATFDLINRATRYRLADEIDIEELRDQLDHARTLRFKKKEMIWLAGNTFYGRKQIFSPEFLDWLKDFQLPAYELSKKDGQFELSFPGPWMYTSMWEIPALAIINELRSRAAMKSLGPFSLDVLYARAKAKLWDKVERLKQLPDLRISDFGTRRRHSFLWHRWCVEALKEGLGSAFTGSSNVLLAMDNDLEAVGTNAHELPMVLAALADSEAELKKAPYQVLKDWKKYYGGNLLIVLPDTFGTASFLREAPDWVADWTGFRPDSAPAIEGGERIINWWKEKGRDPREKLLIFSDGLDVDTIVAAYHHFRGRVRMAFGWGTNLTNDFEGCAPREIANLNAISLVCKVTEANGRPAVKLSDNPLKATGDRSEIERYLKIFGTEGQAEIGLRV; encoded by the coding sequence ATGGCCACCAAGACTGACATCGCGCGCCGGGTCTACAACCACACCTGGAAGCTCGACCCGATCGTGCGCAGCCTGCTCGACACCGATTTCTACAAGCTGTTGATGCTGCAGATGATCTGGGGCGTTTATCCGAAGGTCGACGCCACCTTCGACCTGATCAACCGCGCCACCCGCTACAGGCTCGCCGACGAGATCGACATCGAGGAGTTGCGCGACCAGCTCGACCACGCCCGCACGCTGCGCTTCAAGAAGAAAGAGATGATCTGGCTCGCCGGCAACACGTTCTACGGCCGCAAGCAGATCTTCTCGCCGGAATTCCTCGACTGGCTGAAGGACTTCCAGCTCCCGGCATACGAACTGAGCAAGAAGGACGGCCAGTTCGAGCTCTCCTTCCCCGGCCCGTGGATGTATACGTCGATGTGGGAGATCCCGGCGCTGGCGATCATCAACGAGCTCAGATCGCGGGCGGCGATGAAGTCGCTCGGCCCCTTCTCCCTCGACGTCCTCTATGCCCGCGCCAAGGCGAAGCTCTGGGACAAGGTTGAGCGATTGAAGCAATTGCCCGACCTGCGCATCTCCGATTTCGGCACGCGCCGCCGCCATTCCTTCCTGTGGCATCGCTGGTGCGTCGAGGCGCTGAAGGAGGGGCTCGGCAGCGCCTTTACCGGTTCGTCCAACGTGCTTTTGGCCATGGACAACGATCTCGAAGCCGTCGGCACCAACGCGCATGAACTGCCGATGGTGCTGGCAGCCCTTGCCGACAGCGAGGCGGAGCTGAAGAAGGCGCCCTACCAGGTGCTGAAGGACTGGAAGAAATATTACGGCGGCAATCTGCTGATCGTGCTGCCGGACACGTTCGGCACCGCCTCGTTCCTGCGCGAGGCGCCCGATTGGGTCGCGGACTGGACCGGCTTCCGTCCCGACAGCGCGCCGGCGATCGAGGGCGGCGAGCGGATCATCAACTGGTGGAAAGAGAAAGGCCGCGATCCGCGCGAAAAGCTCCTGATCTTCTCGGACGGTCTCGACGTCGATACGATCGTCGCCGCCTACCACCATTTCCGCGGCCGCGTGCGCATGGCCTTCGGCTGGGGCACCAACCTCACCAACGATTTCGAAGGCTGCGCGCCGCGCGAGATCGCCAATCTCAATGCGATTTCGCTCGTCTGCAAGGTCACCGAGGCCAATGGCCGCCCCGCGGTCAAACTCTCCGACAATCCGTTGAAGGCGACAGGCGACAGGTCGGAGATCGAGCGCTACCTGAAGATCTTCGGCACAGAAGGCCAGGCCGAGATCGGGCTGAGGGTGTGA
- a CDS encoding helix-turn-helix transcriptional regulator, which produces MEIASPADLGRLVRKAREASNLSQQSFADLAGVGRRFVSEIENGKPTLELGKVLKVAAAAGISLFAQERRGG; this is translated from the coding sequence ATCGAGATCGCATCGCCGGCCGATCTGGGCCGGCTCGTCCGCAAGGCGCGCGAAGCGAGCAACCTGTCCCAGCAGAGCTTTGCGGATCTGGCAGGCGTCGGCCGCCGGTTCGTCTCCGAAATCGAGAACGGCAAGCCCACGCTCGAACTCGGCAAGGTGCTCAAGGTCGCCGCGGCGGCGGGCATATCGCTGTTTGCGCAGGAACGTCGAGGTGGATGA
- the aztC gene encoding zinc ABC transporter substrate-binding protein AztC produces the protein MRTLLARALLAATALAALPAAATAEPLKVVATFSIIGDMARHVGGDRIDLTVLVGPNGDAHVYEPKPQDAARIGEAEVVLANGLKFEGFIDRVVEASGTRAPIVELTKGVTPIEAGEDEHGHGEAAHEGEEDHDAEDKAEAGHEGHDHGAFDPHAFQSIPNAIIYVANIADAFCAADADGCDIYRANAASYTETLNALDAELRAEVAAIPQGKRTIITSHDAFGYFAKEYGITFLAPEGISTEAEASAADVAKLIDQVREDSASAVFVENVSNPRLIEQIAKETGLTVGGALYSDALSAADGPASTYVDLMRYNIRTIAGAITGS, from the coding sequence ATGCGAACCCTTCTCGCGCGCGCCCTGCTCGCCGCCACCGCACTCGCGGCCCTTCCCGCCGCGGCTACGGCCGAGCCGCTCAAGGTCGTCGCCACCTTCTCGATCATCGGCGACATGGCGAGGCATGTCGGCGGCGACCGTATCGACCTCACCGTCCTCGTCGGGCCGAACGGCGACGCGCATGTCTACGAGCCCAAGCCGCAGGACGCGGCGCGCATCGGCGAGGCCGAGGTCGTGCTGGCCAACGGCCTGAAGTTCGAGGGCTTCATCGACCGCGTCGTCGAGGCGAGCGGCACCAGGGCGCCGATCGTCGAACTGACGAAGGGCGTGACGCCGATCGAGGCCGGGGAGGATGAACATGGCCACGGAGAGGCCGCCCACGAGGGCGAGGAAGACCACGACGCCGAAGACAAGGCCGAGGCCGGCCACGAAGGTCACGACCACGGCGCCTTCGACCCGCACGCGTTCCAGTCGATCCCCAATGCGATCATCTACGTCGCCAACATCGCGGACGCGTTCTGCGCGGCCGATGCGGACGGCTGCGACATCTACAGGGCCAACGCCGCGTCCTATACCGAGACGCTGAATGCGCTCGACGCGGAGCTGCGCGCCGAGGTCGCCGCGATCCCTCAAGGCAAGCGCACCATCATCACCTCGCACGACGCTTTCGGCTATTTCGCGAAGGAGTACGGCATCACGTTCCTGGCGCCCGAAGGCATCTCGACCGAGGCGGAGGCCTCGGCGGCGGACGTCGCCAAGCTGATCGACCAGGTGCGCGAGGACAGCGCGTCCGCGGTCTTCGTCGAGAACGTCAGCAATCCCCGACTGATCGAGCAGATCGCCAAAGAGACCGGACTGACAGTGGGCGGCGCGCTCTATTCGGACGCGCTGTCGGCGGCGGACGGCCCGGCCTCCACCTATGTCGACCTGATGCGCTACAACATCCGCACCATCGCCGGCGCCATCACCGGAAGCTGA
- a CDS encoding acetyl-CoA C-acyltransferase, with amino-acid sequence MTADPIVITAARRTPMGGFQGVFKDRAAPELGKVAIAAALVQAGLAAEEVDEVIMGCVLPAGLGQAPARQAALGAGLPQSVPCTTVNKMCGSGMKAAMLGYDSIAAGSARIVVAGGMESMTNAPYLLEKARAGMRLGHGRVMDHMFLDGLEDAYDKGRLMGTFAEDTARELQFTREAQDEFALASLDRARRAIAEGRFHLEVAPVGDVVEDEQPGKARPEKIPTLKPAFRADGTVTAANSSSISDGAAALVLMRMSEADRRGIAPLAIVRAHASHAQAPAWFTTAPIGAINKVLDKTGWSADDVDLYEINEAFAVVALAAMRELGLPHDKVNVNGGACALGHPIGASGARILATLLAEMDARDVKRGVASLCIGGGEATAMAVERV; translated from the coding sequence ATGACCGCAGATCCGATCGTCATCACCGCGGCAAGGCGCACGCCGATGGGCGGGTTCCAGGGCGTCTTCAAGGACCGCGCGGCGCCTGAGCTCGGCAAGGTCGCCATCGCAGCCGCGCTCGTCCAGGCGGGCCTCGCGGCGGAAGAGGTGGACGAGGTGATCATGGGTTGCGTCCTGCCGGCGGGCCTCGGCCAGGCGCCAGCCCGCCAGGCGGCGCTCGGCGCCGGCCTGCCTCAGTCGGTGCCCTGCACCACCGTCAACAAGATGTGCGGCTCGGGCATGAAGGCGGCCATGCTCGGCTACGATTCCATCGCGGCCGGCTCCGCCCGCATCGTCGTCGCCGGCGGCATGGAGAGCATGACCAATGCGCCGTATCTGCTGGAGAAGGCGCGCGCGGGCATGCGGCTCGGCCATGGCCGCGTCATGGACCACATGTTCCTCGACGGGCTGGAAGACGCCTACGACAAGGGCCGCCTGATGGGCACCTTCGCCGAGGACACCGCGCGCGAGCTGCAGTTTACCCGCGAGGCGCAGGACGAGTTCGCGCTCGCCTCGCTCGACCGCGCGCGCCGCGCCATCGCCGAGGGCCGCTTCCACCTCGAGGTGGCGCCTGTCGGCGACGTCGTCGAAGACGAGCAGCCGGGAAAAGCGCGGCCCGAAAAGATCCCGACGCTGAAGCCGGCCTTCCGCGCCGACGGAACGGTGACCGCCGCGAACTCGTCCTCGATCTCGGACGGCGCCGCGGCCCTCGTGCTGATGCGCATGTCCGAGGCCGACCGTCGCGGCATCGCGCCGCTGGCCATCGTGCGCGCCCATGCCAGCCACGCCCAGGCGCCGGCCTGGTTTACCACCGCGCCGATCGGCGCCATCAACAAGGTGCTGGACAAGACCGGCTGGTCCGCGGACGACGTCGACCTCTACGAGATCAACGAGGCCTTCGCCGTGGTGGCGCTGGCGGCGATGCGCGAGCTCGGGCTGCCGCACGACAAGGTTAACGTCAATGGCGGCGCCTGCGCGCTCGGCCACCCGATTGGCGCTTCAGGCGCGCGCATCCTCGCCACGCTGCTGGCAGAGATGGATGCCCGCGACGTCAAGCGCGGCGTCGCCTCGCTCTGCATCGGCGGCGGCGAAGCGACCGCGATGGCGGTGGAGCGGGTATAG
- the aztB gene encoding zinc ABC transporter permease AztB, with the protein MNALYDFLLAPFVDYAFMQRALAGSVLLSLSSCPVGVFLMLRRMSLTGDAMAHAILPGAAVGFLLYGLEIVPMTIGGLVAGMVVALGAGAVSRLTVQREDASMAAFYLISLALGVLLVSMRGSSVDLMHVLFGTVLALTDDALWLIASVAVVTAVTVTVFWRALVAECLDPLFLRSVSRLGTPTHFVFLALVVLNLVGGFQALGTLLAVGLMMLPAATARFWTSRVGPMVAVAIAVGIASSIAGLLLSYHAELPSGPAIILSAGVAYAASIVAAPRGALRSRVRPHRHRTA; encoded by the coding sequence ATGAACGCGCTCTACGATTTCCTGCTGGCGCCGTTCGTCGACTACGCCTTCATGCAGCGGGCGCTGGCCGGCTCGGTGCTCCTATCGCTGTCGTCCTGTCCGGTCGGCGTGTTCCTGATGCTGCGGCGGATGAGCCTGACGGGCGACGCGATGGCGCATGCCATCCTCCCCGGCGCCGCTGTCGGCTTCCTGCTCTACGGGCTGGAGATCGTGCCGATGACCATCGGCGGGCTGGTCGCCGGAATGGTCGTGGCGCTCGGCGCCGGTGCGGTGTCGCGGCTGACCGTGCAGCGCGAGGATGCGTCGATGGCGGCCTTCTACCTGATCTCGCTGGCGCTCGGCGTGCTGCTCGTGTCGATGCGCGGCTCGTCCGTCGACCTGATGCATGTCCTGTTCGGCACCGTACTGGCGCTCACCGACGACGCGCTGTGGCTGATCGCCTCGGTGGCGGTCGTCACCGCCGTGACGGTCACCGTGTTCTGGCGGGCGCTGGTGGCGGAATGCCTCGATCCGCTGTTCCTGCGCTCCGTCAGCCGGCTCGGCACGCCGACGCATTTCGTCTTTCTGGCGCTGGTCGTGCTCAACCTCGTCGGCGGCTTCCAGGCGCTGGGCACGCTGCTCGCCGTCGGGCTGATGATGCTGCCGGCCGCAACCGCGCGGTTCTGGACGTCGCGGGTCGGGCCGATGGTGGCCGTGGCGATTGCCGTCGGCATCGCGTCGTCAATCGCCGGCCTGCTCCTCTCCTATCACGCCGAGCTGCCCTCCGGCCCGGCGATCATCCTGTCGGCGGGCGTCGCCTATGCCGCCTCCATCGTCGCCGCCCCGCGCGGCGCGCTCAGGAGCCGCGTCCGTCCCCATCGTCACCGCACAGCCTAG
- a CDS encoding antibiotic biosynthesis monooxygenase, with amino-acid sequence MSAFNVVRFKIKPGMEDAFLDAHRTVVAAWPGLRHANIIAAGEGRYCIIAEWDSMDALAAARPQMIATLDSFRHTLLDLGSGLGVTDPISGTVVLALK; translated from the coding sequence ATGAGCGCTTTCAACGTCGTACGCTTCAAGATCAAGCCTGGCATGGAAGACGCATTTCTCGATGCTCACCGGACGGTTGTCGCGGCCTGGCCTGGCCTGCGGCATGCCAACATCATCGCCGCCGGCGAGGGCCGCTATTGCATCATCGCCGAATGGGACAGCATGGATGCGCTGGCGGCTGCGAGGCCGCAGATGATCGCGACGCTCGACAGCTTCAGGCACACGCTTCTCGATCTCGGCAGCGGATTAGGCGTCACGGATCCGATTTCGGGCACGGTGGTCCTGGCGCTCAAATAG
- a CDS encoding DeoR/GlpR family DNA-binding transcription regulator, which produces MSTAILSKRHAEILRMLREEGTMSIADLADRLGVSLETVRRDVKPLSGDGSVVRMHGAVGLAGQGGEAPFERRMRENAAAKRAIARHVAATIGDGESIMLDTGTTTSFLARELLGHRRLTVVTNSSDIARTLATVNGNKVYMAGGELRSDSGAAFGVSAIEFISRFSVDHAVISVGAVDAEGLMDYDLEESEFARTVLACGSRRLVVTDHSKFGRRGLVRVCAMEGVTGLVTDRPPPADIAEALAAAGVRLDVADHPARVDGAGEAH; this is translated from the coding sequence ATGTCCACCGCAATACTCTCGAAGCGTCACGCCGAGATCCTGCGCATGCTGCGCGAGGAGGGCACGATGTCGATCGCCGACCTGGCGGACCGTCTCGGCGTCTCGCTGGAGACGGTGCGCCGCGACGTGAAGCCGCTCAGCGGCGACGGATCGGTGGTCAGGATGCACGGCGCGGTCGGGCTGGCCGGGCAGGGCGGCGAGGCGCCGTTCGAGCGGCGCATGCGCGAGAACGCCGCCGCCAAGCGCGCCATTGCCCGGCATGTCGCGGCGACCATCGGCGACGGCGAGTCGATCATGCTCGACACCGGAACGACGACGAGCTTCCTTGCCCGAGAACTTCTCGGCCACCGCCGGCTGACTGTCGTGACCAACTCATCCGACATCGCCCGCACGCTGGCCACCGTCAACGGCAACAAGGTCTACATGGCCGGCGGCGAACTCCGCAGCGATTCCGGCGCGGCCTTCGGCGTCTCGGCAATCGAGTTCATCAGCCGTTTCTCGGTCGACCACGCCGTCATCTCGGTCGGCGCGGTCGATGCCGAGGGATTGATGGACTACGATCTGGAGGAATCCGAGTTCGCCCGCACAGTGCTCGCCTGCGGCAGCCGCCGCCTCGTCGTCACCGACCATTCCAAGTTCGGCCGGCGCGGACTGGTGCGCGTTTGCGCGATGGAGGGCGTCACGGGTCTGGTCACCGACCGCCCTCCGCCCGCCGACATTGCCGAGGCGCTCGCCGCCGCCGGAGTGCGGCTCGACGTGGCCGACCATCCCGCGCGTGTTGACGGGGCCGGCGAAGCGCACTAG
- a CDS encoding HipA domain-containing protein, translated as MDELSLDVRLDGHADPVGVLVRDRNGGLAFAYRPDYLSDPDATLISMSLPLTPEPFGDEQTRPFFDNLLQERDGALADIMAREGIARDDVAGLLFHLGKDCAGALSILPRGSPPVRIPGDYARDYIPLEPERLRAIVASLHTRGRLPEDMRDPSPLAGVQSKIALTLLPDGRLAEPLPGSGAPTTHILKVPDQTHLRDARLEAEAMELSRSLGIDTADTVVVPVAGIDALLATRFDRALDRDGRIVRVHQEDFAQALGLPPSLKYERRGTEERRFDTRAIRRVLEATSDPAFEKDRFIRATLFDLLVGNADGHAKNFALLFEGRRRIRMAPRYDILPTRLDPNLTDELAYRIGDARTIGEVTVENFDRFLHALGIESAAAKRRIRSQHMREMTSALADRLESLGRSGMKPFADLVASNIRLLAGNLAVPVPDAAKERDAYVGRAGGWLLS; from the coding sequence GTGGATGAGCTCTCGTTGGACGTCCGCCTGGATGGTCATGCCGACCCCGTAGGCGTCCTCGTTCGCGACAGGAACGGCGGCCTCGCCTTCGCCTACCGGCCGGACTATCTGTCCGATCCGGACGCAACGCTGATTTCGATGTCCCTACCGCTCACCCCCGAGCCTTTCGGAGACGAACAGACCCGCCCGTTCTTCGACAATCTGCTCCAGGAGCGCGACGGGGCGCTCGCCGACATCATGGCGCGGGAAGGTATAGCCCGCGATGACGTTGCCGGGCTGCTCTTTCATCTCGGCAAGGATTGTGCCGGAGCACTCTCAATTCTTCCGCGAGGGAGCCCACCGGTAAGAATCCCAGGCGACTATGCTCGCGACTACATCCCCCTCGAGCCGGAGCGACTGAGGGCTATCGTCGCCTCCCTCCATACGCGCGGCCGCCTTCCGGAGGACATGAGGGACCCTTCCCCGCTTGCGGGCGTGCAGAGCAAGATCGCCCTGACCTTGCTGCCGGACGGACGACTTGCCGAACCTCTGCCGGGCTCTGGCGCGCCGACGACGCATATCCTGAAAGTCCCCGACCAGACGCATCTGCGCGACGCACGGCTTGAAGCCGAGGCGATGGAATTGTCCCGAAGCCTTGGTATTGATACCGCCGACACCGTCGTAGTCCCCGTGGCGGGAATAGATGCGTTGCTCGCGACACGCTTCGACCGGGCGCTCGACCGGGATGGCAGGATCGTCCGCGTTCATCAGGAAGACTTCGCCCAGGCGCTCGGTTTGCCGCCGTCGCTGAAATACGAGCGACGCGGGACGGAGGAGCGCCGCTTCGATACGCGGGCTATCAGGAGGGTTCTCGAGGCGACGTCCGATCCGGCGTTCGAGAAGGACAGGTTCATCCGCGCTACCTTGTTCGACCTGCTCGTCGGCAATGCGGACGGACACGCGAAGAACTTCGCCCTGCTCTTCGAAGGACGAAGGCGGATTCGAATGGCGCCACGCTACGACATTCTGCCGACCCGTCTAGACCCCAATTTGACCGACGAACTCGCCTATCGCATCGGCGACGCTCGGACGATCGGGGAAGTGACGGTCGAGAACTTCGACCGCTTCCTGCATGCGCTTGGAATTGAAAGCGCGGCAGCGAAAAGGCGCATCCGTTCACAACATATGCGCGAGATGACAAGCGCGCTGGCCGATCGATTGGAAAGCCTCGGCCGGTCCGGAATGAAGCCATTCGCCGATCTCGTCGCGTCAAATATCAGGCTTCTCGCCGGCAATCTCGCCGTGCCTGTGCCCGACGCTGCAAAAGAACGTGATGCCTATGTTGGGCGCGCAGGCGGCTGGCTCTTGAGCTGA